The region CCCGCCGCCCGCTGGCCGGTCCCCGGGCCGTCGCGGTCCTGTTCGACAAGCCGAGCCTGCGTACCCGGGTCTCCTTTGAGACCGGCATCGCCGAGTTGGGCGGTCACCCGATCATCGTGGACACCCAGACGACCCACTTCGGGCGCGGTGAGTCGCTGGTTGATGCCGGTCAGGTGCTGTCCCGCTATGTCTCCGCCATCGTGATGCGGACCCATGGTGACGACCGGCTGGCCCAGGTCGCGGCCGGCTCGGGTGTGCCGGTGGTGAACGCGCTCACCGATGGTTTCCACCCGTGCCAGCTCCTCGCCGACCTGCTCACCATCCGGGAACGGTGCGGCGGGACCGCCGGCCGGTCCCTGGCCTACGTCGGTGATGCGGCGAACAACATGGCCAACTCCTATCTGCTGGCCGGGGTTACCGCCGGGATGCACGTACGGGTGGCCGGCCCGCCCGGCTACGACCCGTCGCCGGCCGTGGTCAACCGAGCCGAGGAGATCGCCGCCTGGACCGGTGGGTCGGTGCAGGTGCTGCGCGACCCGGCCGAGGCGGTGGACGGGGTGGACGTGGTCGCCACCGACACCTGGACCTCGATGGGGCAGGAGGGCGACGGTCGGGACCGGCTCACGCCGTTCTGGCCGTACCAGGTGAACAAGTCGATGCTGGCGCTCGCCGCGCCGACCGCGATCGTGCTGCACTGCCTGCCTGCGCACCGGGGCGAGGAGATCACCGACGAGGTGCTCGACGGCGGGCAGAGCGCCGTGTTCGACCAGGCGGAGAACCGGCTGCACGCCCAGAAGGCGCTGCTGACCTGGCTGCTCTCGACCGGGCGGCCGGAGTCGGCGCAGGCGCCCGGGGCGGCGTCATGACCAGCCCGGTCACCCGTACCGCCCGGCACGCCCGGATCGTCGAGCTGATCCGGGACCGGACGATCCGCTCGCAGACCGAGCTGGCCGAACTGCTGGCCGGGGAAGGCGTGCAGGTCACCCAGGCCACCCTCTCCCGTGACCTGGAGGAGTTGGGCGCGGTCAAGGTGCGCGGTGGCGACGGACCGGCCGTCTACCTGATTCCGGAGGACGGCAAGCGTCCCCTGCGCGACGCCGAGCAGGCCCCGGCCCGGCTGGTCCGGCTGCTGCGGGAACTGCTCACCGGATTCGACGCCAGCGGCAACATCACCGTGCTGCGCACCCCACCGGGCGCGGCACAGTACCTGGCCAGCGCGTTGGACCGAGCGGGCCTGCCCGAGATCGTCGGCACCATCGCCGGCGACGACACCATCCTCGTCGTCGCCCGCGAGGCCGTCGGTGGCGCCGAGTTGGGAGCGAAGCTCTCCGCCTGGGCCGGCCGGGAGGAGAACGTCGAAGGGAACACCACACCATGACCGAGCGGGTCGTCCTGGCGTACTCCGGGGGGTTGGACACCTCGGTCGCCATTCCCTACCTGGCCGAGCAGACCGGTGCCGAGGTGATCGCGGTCGCGATCGACCTCGGGCAGGGCGGCGAGGACCTGGCGGCGATCCGGCAGCGGGCGCTGGACTGCGGTGCGGCCGAGTCGGAGGTGGTGGACGCCCGTGAGGAGTTCGCCGCCGACTACTGCCTGCCGGCGGTACGCGCCAACGCCCTCTACATGGACCGCTACCCGCTGGTGTCGGCGCTGTCCCGGCCGCTGATCGTCAAGCACCTGGTGGCTGCGGCCAAGAAGTACGGCGGCACGATCGTGTCGCACGGCTGCACCGGCAAGGGCAACGACCAGGTCCGGTTCGAGGTCGGTCTGGGTGCGCTCGCCCCGGACCTGAAGGTGATCGCCCCGGCCCGGGACTTCGCCTGGACCCGGGACAAGGCGATCGCGTACGCCGAGGAGAAGGGGCTGCCGATCGACGTCACACACAAGTCGCCGTACTCGATCGACCAGAACCTGTGGGGTCGCGCGGTGGAGACCGGCTTCCTGGAGGACATCTGGAACCCCCCGATCGAGGACCTCTACTCCTACACCGCCGACCCCGCCGAGCAGCGTGACCCGGACGAGATCGTGATCACGTTCGATGCTGGCGTACCGGTGGCGATCGACGGCGAGACGGTCACCCCGTACCAGGCGATCCTGGAGCTGAACCGGCGGGCCGGCGCGCAGGGCATCGGCCGGCTGGACATGGTCGAGGACCGGCTGGTCGGCATCAAGAGCCGCGAGGTCTACGAGGTGCCGGGCGCGATCGCGCTGATCATCGCCCACCAGGAACTGGAGAACGTCACGGTTGAGCGTGAGGTGGCTCGGTTCAAGAAGGGCGTCGACCAGCGCTGGGCCGAGCTGGTCTACGACGGACTCTGGTTCTCTCCGCTCAAGCACGCCTTGGACGCGTTCGTGGACGACACCCAGAGGTACGTCTCCGGTGAGGTGCGGATGGTCCTGCACGGCGGTCGCGCCGTGGTCACCGGCCGGCGGTCCGAGGCGAGCCTCTACGACTTCGGGCTGGCCACCTACGACACCGGCGACACCTTCGACCAGTCCCTGGCCAAGGGCTTCGTGCAGCTGTTCGGCCTGCCCAGCCGGCTGGCGGCGGCTCGGGACGCTCGGCTGGGCGGCTCCGCGCAGTAGCCCCGCAGTCGCGAACGAAAAGGAGGCGTGGTGAGCGTGAGGAGTGAGGGAGCGTAGCGAGTGAGCCCCGCAGTCGCGAACGAAAAGGAGGCGTGGTGAGCGTGAGGAGTGAGGGAGCGTAGCGAGTGAGCCCCGCAGTCGCGAACGAAAAGGAGACTCAGCAATGATGGTCGGCGTGGACGACAAGAGCCTGACCGAGAACAGCGCCGGAACCAACCGTACGAGCCTATGGGGTGGCCGGTTTGCCGGTGGCCCTTCGGAGGCGCTCGCGCGGCTCTCCGTCAGTGTTCAGTTCGACTGGCGACTGGCCCCGTACGACCTGGCCGCATCCCGGGCACACGCCCGGGTGCTGGCCCGGGCGGGGCTGCTCGACGCCGAGGAACTGGGCAAGATCCTCGCCGCCCTGGACGACTTGGAGGCCGCCTGCGCCTCCGGGTCGTTCCGCCCCACCATCGACGACGAGGACGTGCATACCGCCCTGGAGCGGGGGCTGCTGGAACGGCTCGGCAGCCTCGGCGGCAAACTGCGCGCCGGCCGGTCCCGCAACGACCAGGTCGCCACCGACCTGCGGCTCTACCTGCGTGACCACGCCCGGGGCGTGGCCGAACGGCTGGTCGAACTGGCCGATGCGCTGGTGGAGCAGGCAGGCCGGCACGTCGACACGCCGGCACCGGGCATGACCCACCTGCAACACGCCCAGCCTGTCACCTTCGGGCATTGGCTGCTCGCCCACGTACAGCCGCTGCTGCGGGACCTGGACCGGTTGCGTGACTGGGATACCCGTACGGCGATCAGCCCGCTGGGTGCCGGGGCGCTGGCCGGCTCGTCGCTGCCGCTGGACCCGGTGCGGGTTGCCCGGGAGTTGGGCTTCACCGCCTCGGCGGCCAACTCGATGGACGCGGTCGCCGACCGGGACTTCGTCGCCGAGTTCCTGTTCATCACGGCACTGGTCGGGGTGCACCTGTCCCGCCTCGGCGAGGAGGTGGTGCTCTGGACCTCGCAGGAGTTCGGCTGGGTGGAGCTGGACGACTCCTTCGCCACCGGTTCGTCGATCATGCCGCAGAAGAAGAACGCGGACATCGCCGAGCTGGCCCGGGGCAAGTCCGGCCGGCTGGTGGGCGGGCTGATGAGCGTGCTGACCATGCTCAAGGGCCTGCCGATGACCTACGACCGGGACATGCAGGAAGACAAGGAGCCGGTCTTCGACGCGGTCGACACCCTGGAGCTGCTGCTGCCGGCCCTGGCCGGGATGATCTCCACGATGACCGTACGGGTCGACCGGCTGGTCGCCGCCGCGCCGGTGGGCTTCTCGCTGGCCACCGAGGTGGCCGACTGGCTGGTCCGCAAGGGCGTGCCGTTCCGCGACGCGCACGAGATCACCGGTCGGCTGGTGGCGCTATGCGCGGCTCGGGACTGTGCCCTGGACGAGGTCTCCGACGAGGACCTGACCACGGTCAGCGAGCACCTCGACCCGGGGGTACGCGAGGTGCTGTCGGTCCGTTCGGCGCTGGCTGCTCGTACCACGCCCGGCTCGACCGGCCCGGGGCCGGTGGCCGACCAGCTCGCCGCCGCCGCCGACAAGCTGGTCAGCTGGCGGGAGTGGGCGGCCGAGCAGGTCGTACCCCGTTGAGCGGGTGGGGTTAGAAGAGGGTCAGCGGCTCGGCGGGGATCGGTTCGGGCAGCGCCGCCAGCCCGGGTACGCGGGCCCGGACGTCGTCGTGGAAGCGACGGGCGAGTACGGGGGCGTCGGCGTTGTCCGGGGTGTGGATGAACACGGTCGGCGACCGGCCCTCGCGTAGCCACTGGGCGGTGACGTCGACCCAGCGCTGCCAGCCTTCGACGGTCTGGGCGGTGTCGTCGCGGCCGAGGTACCGGACGATCGGACGATCGGTCAGTGCGTGCGTCCGCAGCGGCAGCCGCGGTTTCTTGATCCAGGCGTCCCGTTCGGCGTCGCTGCTCGGCGGGGCCTGGAAGAACGCGGTGGTGTCGAACGGTACCCACTCGGCGGCTGCGGTGGCGAGGACCCGTTCCAGGAGTTGGGTGGAGCGTGACTCGGTGAAGAAGGCGGGGTGGCGGACCTCCACGGCGTACCGGTGGGCGGTGGGCAGCCGGCGCAGGAAGCGGGCGAGTGCTGGTACGTCGTGGGGCGCGAACGCACCCGGCAACTGGATCCAGAGGGCGTGGGCCCGTGGCCCGAGCGGCTCGATGGCGTCGAGGAACACGCGTAGCGGCTCGTCGACGTCGTTGAGCCGGCCCTCGTGCGTGACGATCTTCGGTAGCTTGACCACGAACCGGAAGTCGGGATCGGTTTGCCGCGCCCACGAGGCCACGGTGTCCCGGGACGGGGTCGCGTAGAAGGTGGTGTTTCCCTCGACGGCCGTGCACCAGCTGGCGTAGTGCCGGAGACGTTCGTGGGCCGGCAGTGGGTGGGCCACCAGACGTCCCTGCCACGACCTGTGGGTCCACATCGCGCATCCCACGTGAAGACGCATCCTCGATCCCTCCGACAGTTGCCTCGGCGGCTCGGCCGAGTTTCCCGCGCGGTTCTCGGCCTCCGGATGATCACGCTATACGGGCGCGTTGTGATGGGTGGATGGCCGTGCGGCCTGGTGTAATCGCGGGGTGAGCCGTGCGGTCGAGGAGTCCAACCGCCGCCTGCTCCGCGCCCGCGACGCGATGGATCGCGCGTACGCCGAGGCGCTGGACGTTCCGATGTTGGCCCGGATCGCCCACGTCTGCCCGGCGCACTTCATCCGCACGTTCCGGGCCACGTTCGGCGAGACACCGCATCGCTATCTGCAGCGGCGGCGGGTGGAGCGGGCGATGTTCCTGCTGCGGGAGACGGAGCAGAGCGTGACCGACATCTGCCTGGCGGTTGGCTTCACCAGCCTTGGCACGTTCAGTCGGACGTTCCGCGACGTCACCGGCGAGTCGCCGACGGGGTACCGGAAGCGGGCCGTGCCCCCGGCCGCACCGGGCTGTTTCACGATGGCCTACTCGCGCCCCGCGTCGTTTTCGGAGAGGCCCGGCCCGCCGTCGATGGACGAGAAGACCGCCGAGCAGGTCCGGGAGTTGATCGCCAAGGGGGCCAGCGGCTTTTCGATCGGCTTTACCACCGACGACGCCCGCAAGACGTACGAGGACCTCAAGGCAAAGGGGGTCGAGATGGTGGACGGGCCGAACGAGCAGTCGTACGGCATCGACTTCGGTGCCCGGGACCCGTTCGGCAACCACTTCCGGGTGGTCCAGCCCCCCGCTGCCTGACCCATCGTGCTCCGGGTGCCCCGGTGAGAGCTGCCGGGGCACCCGGAGCACGATGGCGCACAGCCTTGGGGTGGGTGCCGGATCGTCGTGGGAGTTGTTGCTGCTCGCGGGTCAGTTACCGGCGATCTGGCCCGCGCCGTTGAGGTAGGCGAGAACGGCGAGGACTCGGCGGTGCCCACTGTCGGTGACGGCGAGGCCCAGCTTCTGGAAGATGTTGCCGATGTGCTTGTGTACGGCATTGTCGGTGATGACAAGCCGGTCGGCGATGGTGTTGTTGTCGTGTCCCTGTGCCATCAGCGCGAGTACCTCGCGTTCGCGGGGGGTGAGGACGGAGATCGGGTCCCGGCGGTGGGCGAGGAGTTGGGCGATGACCTCGGTGTCCATGGCGGTACCGCCGGCGGCCACCCGGCGCAGCGCGTCGACGAACTCATCCACCCGGCTGACGCGGTCCTTGAGGAGGTAACCGACGCCGCCACCGGTGGTGGCGAGTAGTTCGGCGGCGTACTGCTGCTCGACGTACTGCGACAGGACCAGGACCGGTAGGCCGGGGTGTTCCCGCCGGGCCTCCAGGGCGGCTCGGATGCCCTCGTCGCGGAACGACGGCGGTAGCCGGACGTCGACGATGGTGACGTCGGGCTGATGGTCCCGCACGGCGGTGAGGAAGCCCGCCGCATCCTCGGCGATGGCGGCGATCTGGAAGCCCACGCGGGTCAGCAGCAGTTCCAACCCGGTGGACAGCAGGACGTTGTCTTCGGCGATCACTACCCGCACGGCAGCTCCAAGGTGATGGTCGTCGGTCCGCCGGCCGGGCTGTCGACCTCGACGGTGCCGTCGAGCGCGAGCGCCCGGCGGCGGATCCCCGCCAGGCCGGTGCCTCGCCGATGGTCGGCGCCGCCGGTGCCGTTGTCGGTGATCGCCACCGACAACCGGTCTGCCGTACGGCTCACCCGGACGCCGGCCGTGGTCGCGTGACTGTGCCGGGCGACGTTGGTCAGTGCTTCGGCGACGGCGAAGTAGACGACGGCCTCCACGGCCGCCGGTACCCGGTCGAGGTCACCGATGTCCAGTCGGGTGGGCACCCCGCAGCGGGCGGTCACCGCGGTCAGGGCGCCGGCGAGGCCCCGGTCGGCGAGGATGGGCGGATAGACGGTGCGGATCACGTCACGTAGTTCGGTCATCGCCTCCTCGGTTCCTTCGTGTGCGTCCCGAAGAAGTCCTTCCAGGAACTGCTCGTTCCGCGGATTGTCGGACAGTGCCTGCCGGGCCACGGCCAGCCGCATGGCGATGGCCACCAGCCGGGCCTGGGTGCCGTCGTGCAGATCGCGCTCGATCCGGCGCAGTTCTGCGCCGTGTGCGTCGAGCACGTCCGCCCGGGTGCGGGTCAACACGGCGACCCGGTCGGTGAGCTGTTCGGCCGTCGAGGGCGACAGCGTCGCCAGGCAGATCCGGGCGTGGGCGCGAGCCATCGGCGGAAGGAAGAGGTATGCCAGTGCGGTGAGGAGGAGGAGTTGTAGGGGACCGAGGATGAGGGCATCAGCCCAGTCGGTTACCGGGATGTCGATGAACAGCCGTGGCCGGTCCTCCGGCTCGAATGCCCACCACAGTGGTGTGGCGACTGCGGCGGGCAGCAGGTTGCCTACGCACAGCAGCGCGGCGAGGCCGAGCGCTACGCCGGTTGCCGCGTTCACCGGTAGCCATAGCAGGTTCCGGCGGGTGGTCGGATCGGTCCAGGTCCGACGTGCCGTGGCGGGCGGGGCCGGACGTGGTGCGATGGGCGTGTCGAGTAGCCGGCCGGCGCGGTCGCGGTGCCAGCCCGCCCACCGTCGGGCAAGCCTCGGATGGCACAGCAACGGCAGCGCGAGCGCCGTGACGATCCCGGAGCCCAGTGACCCCAGCAGGTAGACCCCGCCGCGCCACGCCTGCGACCACCGCCGACCCGACGTCACACCGCGTCCCGTCGTGTACCCGCTGCGGTACGGTCCCTCCGCGTGTTCCGACACGAGATCAAGTCTGCGGTATGGCCAACCTGCGGGCACTACAGCCAGCTGTAACTCACATGCGGTGGTACGGGGTATCGGTATGCGACGACGCCGAACCTAGCGTCGGACGCATGAGGTTGAGCGGCAGGAACCCATCGAGACGACGCGTGGCGCTGGTCGGGGCCACCGCGACCGACTCGCTATCCCCGGGTTCGACAACGGCGACCCGGTCGTACGCGGTGCGACTGGAGTCGGTGTCGAAGGTGTACGAGTCGGGGAAGAACGAGGTACGCGCTCTGGACGGGGTGACAGCCGGATTCCGGCGTGGCACGTTCACCGCCGTCATGGGTCCGTCCGGGTCCGGCAAGAGCACGCTGCTGAACTGCGCGGCAGGTTTGGGCCGGCCGACATCGGGCCGGGTCGTGCTGGCGGACACGGAGCTGTCCGGCCGTTCGGAGACCGAGCTGACCGAGCTCCGGCGGGACCGGATCGGGTTCGTCTTCCAGGCGTACAATCTGCTTGGCGCGTTGACCGTGGCGGACAACGTCACGTTGCCCGTCCGGTTGGCCGAGAAGCCTATCGACCACGAACGCCTGGCGAGCGTCCTCGCCGCGGTCGGGCTGGCCGAACATCACGACCGCCGTCCGAGCCAGCTCTCCGGTGGCCAACAGCAGCGGGTGGCGATTGCCCGAGCGCTCATCAACCGGCCCGACCTGGTATGCGCCGACGAGCCGACGGGTGCGCTGGACAGCCGCAGCGGCCGCCAGGTCCTGGCACTGCTCAGGAGGATCGTCGACGACCTGGGGCAGACCGTGCTGATGGTCACGCACGATCCGGTCGCGGCCGCGCGGGCCGACAGTGTGGTGTTCCTCGCCGACGGCCGGTTGGCCGGTGAGATGACCGAGCCGTCCGCCGAGCAGATCGCCGAGCGGATGACGCATCTGGGGGAGCCGTGAGCCGCGGTGTCTTGTCGAAGCGGACGCTGGCGCTGGCGTGGCGCACGGTGAAGGGACGGAAGGGCGGTTTCGTCGCGGCGTTCGTCGCGGTGCTGTTCGGCTCGGCGGTGATCACGGCCTGCGGGATCCTGCTGGAGAGCAGCCAGCGCCTGGTCGTACCGACCGAGCGCTACCAGGCTGCCGACCTGGTGGTGGGTGCCCCACAGGCACTGCCGGTGGCCGACGACGTGGATCCCAGGTTCGGTGAGCGGGCCACCCTGGCGGCCGACCGGGCCGGCGACATCGCGCGGGTGCCCGGCGTCCGGGCGGCGATCGCCGACGTCAACGTGCCGGTCAGCCTCGTGGCGGCGGACGGCCAGGTGCTCGCCGGGCCGGACGGCAACCCGGCGCTCGGGCATGGCTGGCGGTCGGCCGCACTCGGCCCGTTCGTCATGCGCGCCGGCCATGCCCCGACGGGGCCGGACGAGGTCGTGCTGGACTTCGCGCTGGCCGAGCGAGCCGGCGTCACCGTCGGCGCGTCGGTTCGACTCGCGGTCGGCTCGAACACGTCCACCTACCGGGTGACGGGCATCGCGGGCCTGCCTGGAGGCAAACTCGTCCGGCAGTCCGCGCTGTTCTTCACCGATGACCGGGCCCGGCAACTGACCGGCCAACCGGACCGGGTGGACGTGATTGGCGTGCTGGCCGTACCCGGTGTCCGTGCCGACGAGTTGGCCAGTGCCATCGAGGCGGCAGTCTCCGGTGTGGTCGTCTACACCGGCGGTGCACGAAGCGAGGCAGAGTTCCTCGACATCGGCAGCGCGCGTTCGTTCATCAGCGAGCTGTCCCTGGCATTCGGCAGCAGCATGGTTCTTGTGATCATGGTCGTTGTGGCGAGCACACTCGCCTTCACCGTTCGACACCGACTGCGGGAACTGGCGCTGTTGCGGGCGATCGGCGCGACCCCGAAGCAGGTGCTCGGCATGATCGCCGCCGAGACCACGGTGGTGGGCGCGCTCGGGGCAGTGTGCGGGGTGATCCCCGGCATCGGGCTGAGCTTCCTCCTCCGCGAAACCTTCACCCTGGTCGGCGCGATACCAGGCGACTTCGAACTGTCGATCAGCCCGCTGCCGGTGCTCGGGGCGATGGTGCTGTGCCTGATCGGTGCCCGGCTGGGCGGCTGGATAGCCGCCCGGCGCGCGGCCAGGCTCAGGCCGGTGGACGCGCTTGGCGAGGTCGCGGTAGAGCCGCCCGAACTCGGATGGCTCCGATTGACCGTCGGTGTGCTGCTCGTCCCCGCCGGTCTCGCCGCCGCGTTCGTGCTACCGCTGGTGCTACCCGGTGACGGGGCCGCTGAAAGCGCAGCCCTCTCGGCGTTCCTGCTCATCTTCGCCATCGCGCTGCTGGGGCCACGGTTGCTCGGCGGCGCCGTCACCGTGCTGGGCCCCTGGCTGAACCGCAGGTCGGGCGTCAGCGGGTTCCTCGCGACCGCGAACGCGCACGCCAACTCGCGGCGGCTCGCCGCGGCGACCACTCCGCTGATCATGGGCATCACCCTGGCCGCCGGGCAACTCTTCAGCGGAACGACCGCGAGCGCGGCGGCACAGGATCAGGCCGTGGCCGGCCTACGCGCGGACTACGTGGTCACCTCCAGGTCCGCCGGCCTGTCACCCGAGGTCGTGGACGTGCTCCGGAACGTGCCCGGCGTCTCGGCGGTGACCCCGGTCGTCCGTACCCGGACACTGGCGACCTTCACCTCGGAGGACAGCCTTCAGATCAGGACGTACGCGGCACAGGGGGTCACCGGTGACCAACTCGCCGAGACCCTGGATCTCGGCGTTCTCAAGGGTGATGTTGCGGACCTGCGAGGCGACACGGTGGCGTTGAGCCGGATCGCGGCGGGCACCCTCGGTGCTGCTCTCGGTGACACCGTCGACCTCCGTCTCGGTGACGGCACACCGATCACACCCAGGGTGGTGGCGCTCTACGAGCGGGGCCTCGGCCTCGGTGATGTCACACTGCCGCACGATCTCGTCCTCGAACACACCACCGACCGGCTGGACTTCGCGGTGCTGGTCACGGCGGCCAGCGGAACCGACGTCGGGGCACTCGGCGATGCGTTGCGATCCGCCGCCCGCCACCTCCCGACCATCCAGGTCGACAATCGTGAGTCGTTCGTCGCCGCACAGCGCGATGCCGTCGCCGGCGACTCGGCGGTCGGACTTATCCTCAACGCGGTCCTGCTCGGCTACCTCGCGATCGCCGTGGTGAACACCCTGGTGATGGCGACCGCCGCACGCTTCCGGGAATTCGCCCTGCTCCAACTGGTCGGCGCCACCCGTCGCCAGGTGTACGCGATGATGCGCAGCGAGGCGCGGATCATCATCGTCGCAGCCGTGCTCATCGGTACCCTGGCCGCGATCCCATCGTTGGTCGGCACCAGCCTCGGGTTGACCCGGACGCTGATTCCGTCCATCCCACCGCTCAGCTACCTGGGAATCGTCGCGGTCGCCGCGCTGCTCGGCTGGGCTGCCATCATGTGTGCGACCCGGATCGCCATGCGTTCGCAGCCGGTCGACGCGATGGGCGGTCGCGAGTGATGTCGGTGCACTACAGCCTGCTGTACCACATATCCGGTGGCACGAGGTATCGGTCCACGTCGACGCCGCTCCTAACGTCAGTGGCATGCGATTGAACAGCAGGAACCTGTCGAGGCGGCGGGTCGCGCTGGCCGCGGTGGCGGGACTTGTCGCCCTCACGGTCACGGTCACCGGACTGAATGCGGCCGAGAAGGTCGGGAACGGTGCCGACCCCGCCGTCACCCGGTTGCAGCGGGACACCGACGCGATCCACGCCCTCGGGGTGACCGGGGTGCAGGCCCGGGTGACCACCTCCGACGGTCGGGACCTCGTCGCCACCAGCGGCGTCGTCGATCGTGGCACCGGACGTCCGGTGCCACCCCACGGACGCTTCCGGATGGCGAGCACCCGCAAGGCGTTCGAAGCCACCGTCGTCCTGCAACTGGTCGAGGAGCACCGACTGTCCCTCGACGACACCGTCGAGCGATGGCTGCCCGGAATGGTCCGGGGCAACGACAACGACGGCCGCCGGATCACCGTGCGTCACCTTCTGCAGAACACCAGTGGTATCCACGACGACCTGCCCGGCTACACGACGCCCGAGGAGTACCGTCAGCGGCGATACGACGTGTACACCCGCGAGCAACTCGTGGCGCGGGCGATGAACCACCGGCCGGATTTCGAACCCGGAGCGGGCTGGGCCTACTCCAACACCGGCTTCGTCCTGGTCGGCATGATCATCGAGCGGGTTACCGGCCGGTCTCTGCAACAGGAGGTCACCGACC is a window of Micromonospora polyrhachis DNA encoding:
- a CDS encoding FtsX-like permease family protein; its protein translation is MSRGVLSKRTLALAWRTVKGRKGGFVAAFVAVLFGSAVITACGILLESSQRLVVPTERYQAADLVVGAPQALPVADDVDPRFGERATLAADRAGDIARVPGVRAAIADVNVPVSLVAADGQVLAGPDGNPALGHGWRSAALGPFVMRAGHAPTGPDEVVLDFALAERAGVTVGASVRLAVGSNTSTYRVTGIAGLPGGKLVRQSALFFTDDRARQLTGQPDRVDVIGVLAVPGVRADELASAIEAAVSGVVVYTGGARSEAEFLDIGSARSFISELSLAFGSSMVLVIMVVVASTLAFTVRHRLRELALLRAIGATPKQVLGMIAAETTVVGALGAVCGVIPGIGLSFLLRETFTLVGAIPGDFELSISPLPVLGAMVLCLIGARLGGWIAARRAARLRPVDALGEVAVEPPELGWLRLTVGVLLVPAGLAAAFVLPLVLPGDGAAESAALSAFLLIFAIALLGPRLLGGAVTVLGPWLNRRSGVSGFLATANAHANSRRLAAATTPLIMGITLAAGQLFSGTTASAAAQDQAVAGLRADYVVTSRSAGLSPEVVDVLRNVPGVSAVTPVVRTRTLATFTSEDSLQIRTYAAQGVTGDQLAETLDLGVLKGDVADLRGDTVALSRIAAGTLGAALGDTVDLRLGDGTPITPRVVALYERGLGLGDVTLPHDLVLEHTTDRLDFAVLVTAASGTDVGALGDALRSAARHLPTIQVDNRESFVAAQRDAVAGDSAVGLILNAVLLGYLAIAVVNTLVMATAARFREFALLQLVGATRRQVYAMMRSEARIIIVAAVLIGTLAAIPSLVGTSLGLTRTLIPSIPPLSYLGIVAVAALLGWAAIMCATRIAMRSQPVDAMGGRE
- a CDS encoding serine hydrolase domain-containing protein; translation: MRLNSRNLSRRRVALAAVAGLVALTVTVTGLNAAEKVGNGADPAVTRLQRDTDAIHALGVTGVQARVTTSDGRDLVATSGVVDRGTGRPVPPHGRFRMASTRKAFEATVVLQLVEEHRLSLDDTVERWLPGMVRGNDNDGRRITVRHLLQNTSGIHDDLPGYTTPEEYRQRRYDVYTREQLVARAMNHRPDFEPGAGWAYSNTGFVLVGMIIERVTGRSLQQEVTDRIVGPLGLHHTTWPGTSPFVPQPHARAYQLFETGELVDVTEQVLVDPDSMISSTRDLDRFFRALLGGRLLRPAQLAEMKRTVEINEDINVIWPGGRYGLGLASRPLPCGGVYWGHDGGDGGYITVNGVTDDGRRSAVVSMSASLGDSMDHQLQQQRGADTLIQNALCGQV